Below is a genomic region from Chloroflexota bacterium.
TCTTTGGAGCGGATGACCTCCAGCAACCTCTGTACGCCAGGGCTCTCATAATACTCGCCAGCAATGGCCAGGTCATAGCGCTCCTGAGCGATAGGGATGAAGTCGAGATGCAAGGCCCTGGCTGCGGAGAGGACACCGAGCCCGACATCGGACGTACCCCCAGCTACCGCCGCCGCTACGGCCATATGGGTATAAACCTCGCGCTCATAACCGGTTATGCTTTCAGGGATGATGCCCATCTCCCTCAATTTGAGATCAAGGAGGAGCCTGGTGCCCGCCGCCCTTTGCCGATTGATGAAGGTGACGCCCGGTCTCGCCAGATCCAGCAGTCCTCGAATCTGCTTGGGGTTGCCTGGGGCCACCATCAGCCCTTGCTGGCGATAGACCAGATTGACCAGGGCTACCTTTCGTCCAGGCAGGAAACGTTCGATATAGGGGATGTTATATTCGCCACTCTCCTCGTCGAGGAGGTGAATGCCAGCCAGATGGGCTTCCCCCCTCCTCAAGGACAGCAGACCACCTATGCTGCCCACGTGAGCAGAAGAGAGGGTCAGCTGTGGGAACCTTCGCTTCAACTCACTGGCCAGGATATCAAGGCAGGGATCATGGCTGCCACGGACCACGATAGTGTTTTCGATCTCCTCCGCTGCCTTGTATAGCTCTACCTCAACCTCTTCTCCGGCCAACAAACCCTCGCTATTGCTGGGGATGCGTACGACCCCATCAGCCCTGACCAGCGACATCAGGGCCCCAGCACCACGCCCCAGCGGGGTGGCGATCAGATGCTCCCCTACCCGGCCCAACCTTACCCTCAAGAACTCCTCCGCCCCGAGGGGAGAGAGGACCTTCTGAGACATACGAGCCCTCACACGCCCCAGGGCGGGAGGGCGGATGCCTGCCCAACGGGCGATCAGCGGCCTGGCCAAAAGCTCGAAGGTCAGTACAGCCGAGACCGGGTAACCCGGGATGCCTAAGAGCGGTTTGCCTTTGACCAGCCCCAAAAACGCTGGCTTACCCGGCCTGATCTGTACGCCATGAAAGAGCACCTGCCCCATATCCCGCGCAACAGTCAGGGTATAATCCTCTCGCCCAGCCGAGGAACCAGCATTGATGATGATGAGATCGCTGTCAGCCACTGCCACCACAATGGCTTTTTTGATCGCTTCGTAGTCGTCAGCCACTGGTGGTAGGCGCTGGGGAACGCCACCAGCGAGCGTCACCAGTCCAGCCAGGATATGAGAGTTGGATTCAATTATCCGCCCGGGCTCCAGAGGGTGTCCAACCTCAACCAGTTCTGTTCCCGTTGGAATGATGGTTACGCGGGGCTTGCGGTAGACCTTCACTCTAACCAGCCCACCAGCCAACATTGCCCCAATATCTATGGGTCGGATTTGGTGGTTCTCCGGGAGGATCAGTTCTGTGGCCACGATATCCTCCCCGGTTGGGCGGACATGTTGCCAGGGGGAGGCTGGAGCGATGACCTCGATGGCCTTATCGCCCACTGGTTGAACATCTTCAATCATGATCACGGCGTCGAAGCCGGCGGGCAGCGGGTCCCCCGTATCCACCGCTACAGTCTGCTGCCCCAGCTCAAGGCGCACAGGAGCGCTCTCCGAAGCCCCAAAGGTGTCAGCGGAATGAACGGCCACACCGTCCATAGCCGCGGCGTTATAAGAAGGGGAGGAAATGGCGGCAAAGACCGGCTCGGCTGTGACCCGACCCAGCGAGTCTACGATCGCTACCTCCTCGGCAATGCTGGCCGGCCGCTTAGACTCGCCGATCCTGGCGATGTGATCCAGCGCTTCCTCCAAAGATACCAGGTGAAGATAGATACTCCGCTTACCCACGCCCCCTTATCTCCTAAAGACAGCGAACACGAGAGGCTTTCAGATGTGCCCCAGCTCCCATAAAAAGCCCGTAGGGCCTCCTTGACCTCCCCGGGGGTTCCAAGGGGGCAGGGCTCCCTTGGCAGGGGATTGGGGATGTGCCCCAGCTCCCATAAAAAGCCCGCAGGGCTCCCTTGAACCCCCTCAGGGGGTTTGGGGGATGATATTCCTTCCTAAAGTAATCTGACTTCAACCGCCTCCCCCATCTCTACTCCCTCTTTATTGAGAGGGATAATGGCCAGTCCATCAGCCCTAATCATGGTGGAGATGGAGCTCGACTTACCCAGGATAGGCACGGCCCAGAGCTCGCCGTCTCTATTCTCTAATCTGACCCTGATATATTCCTCTCGACCCGGCGCAGAGGCGACATTACGGGCCATATAGGCCCGCAACCACACCCGCTCTTGAAGACGAACCTGGTAGCCGGCCAGCTGCTGGATGACCGGCTTCACCAAGAGATCGAAGATAACGATAGTCGAGACAGGCTGTCCGGGCAAGCCAAATATCGGCGTGCCCTTGGCGACGGCCAGGATGGTCGGCTTGCCTGGCCTGACCGCTACGCCGTGAACGATGATGCCTGGCTCGCCCAGGTCGCTCATCACTCGAGAGGTGAGATCACGCGTACCGACAGAGCTACCCCCGGAAAGCAAAAGCATGTCTGCTGTAGCCAGGACATACTCAGCCTTCGCCCGCAGAGTGGTATAATCGTCGCCAACAATGCCTTGCCGCAGGGCGATGCCTCCCGCCTCGGTGACCAGAGCAGCCAGGGTGTAGGAGTTGATATCGCTGATTTGACCGGGCTGTGGCTCCTTCCCCGGCTCGATCAGCTCGTCTCCCGTGGCGATGATGGCCACACGCGGCCTCCTGAAAACCCTCACCTGGCTTAGCCCCACCCCGGCCAGGGCCCCCAAATCCCAGGGGCGCAACCTGTGCCCCCGGGTTAGGAGAATCTCCCCTTTTCTAATATCCTCACCAACCTGAGCCACGTTATCCTCAGGGGCAACGGCCCTCCTCACCTCAACCATATCCGCAGCAACGAGTTGGGTATCCTCGACGATGACGACAGCATCTGCCCCAATGGGCCGCATCCCTCCTGTGCTGATCCTGACGGCCTGGTCTTGGCCAAGCGGTATCGTCGCCTCCTCCCCCATCATCACCTCCCCAACGACACTCAGGTAGACCGGGTTGCCCTCTGAAGCCCCGAAGGTATCTTGAGCGCGCACGGCATAGCCGTCCATGCTGGAGCGGGCGAACGGGGGCAGGTCTGCTGGTGAGGCTATCTCCTCAGCCAGAATACGCCCCACACTCTCCATAAGTGGCAGCGTCTCTGTGGGCGTGGGACAACTGTCCAGATGCTCCAGGAGGCGCCGCAGGGCATCTTGAGGGGTGAGGACGGTGAACATTTCGGCCATGGCTGAATCAGCCCCTCCCGGCTGAGAGACAAGCCAGCTCGATAAGAGTCTTCGACCTGTGGCCGCTGATATCAGGACGGTTCGACATAGGCTGAATCACTCCTTCGCGAGACCTTTTTGCTCCAGGGCCGCCTGTCTCTGGCGATAGGCTGTGATATAGCGCAAGGCGTACTGATCTTTCCCCAGCATCAGGTCCGTCGCCAGGAGCGTCTGGCGAATCTCCCATTGAGTGGGGTCGGTGATGGGACAATTTAACCCACGAGCGATGGTCATCGCTAAAAAAGTGGCGTTGAGGGGCTTGCGGTCAGGCAGTCCGAAGGAGACGTTGCTGACTCCACCGCTAACGTTAAGCCCTAGCTCCTTGACCACCAGCGCTATCGTGTCCAAAGCGACCTTACCGGCCAGATAATCAGCGCCAACGGTGAGGCAGAGGGGATCAATGATGACATCCTCCCGCGGAATGCCCAGGCTCTCTGCCCTTTGGACGATCTTCCGGGCTACCTCAAGACGTTTAGCGGCTGTATTCGGGATACCTGTCTCGTCCATACAAAGGCCGATGACTGCCGCACCGAATTGCTTGATGAGGGGCAGGCCCTGGCTCAGAGATTCTTCCTCCCCCGTCACCGAATTGACCAGGGCTTTCCCCTGAAAGGTGCGCAATCCAGCTTCCTTAGCCTCGTGGCTGGAGGAATCGATGCAGATGGGCACATCGACGACCTCACACACGGCTTTTACTGCTGCTATCATCGCCTGGGGCTCATCGATCCCACTCACGCCCACGTTGATATCAATGACGTGGGCTCCGGCCGCCACCTGGGACCTGGCTTCCTCTTTGAGCATAAGCATATCACCATTGGAGATGGCCGCGGCCATTTTCTTGCGCCCCGTGGGGTTGATACGCTCACCGATGATCACCACTGGTAAATCGTGTCCAATTACTACGCTCCGTTGCGCCGTGGATAAGATAGTTCGCACCCCTTCCATACTGTCACCTTGCCTCCTTAATAGATAGGATCGAGTTCGACCCATCAAGCACCCTATTATACCAGAAATGCATCCGTCTCCAGCGAAGTTATACCACGTGGCACGGCCTTTTCAAAGTCTGAGAGACAAGGGAGCATGTCGCCAGTTTAGGGCCAGGAATCGGCTCTTAACAGGGACACAAGGCACTATGCGCGCACGCACGGCCTACTCCTTCCCCACACAACGCGACTTTGAAAAGGGCCTGCGATGTTCCAAAAGGTGCTTGACAGTTGAAGGGCAGGGACTCATAATTGCGCCAGAAGGCGAGGGGCATGGCCGCGCCTGAATCAAGGGTTAGAATGGGAAATTCGGGCTTGCTTGACTAGGTAATTCGCTTGCCCGTACTCAAGTAGTTCTTCTCTTGTTCTGCTGAACTGTATTTGTATATGATGGCGTCGGAAATAAGGGGTTGCTTATGAACGTGGCTCGTGTTACTAGGTCGGTGGCAGAGCAGTGCGCTTTTGCCTTGCTTCTCATTCCGCCGCTTATCTTCATGGGCTGCCAGGGGGCACAACGGCCGTCTCAAGGACCGGCCTCCGTAGCGACACAGCCAGCGTCCCAGGAGCCGTCACAGATAAACGTCGAGGGCCCTTATACTCATCCGGGATTGAAGATGCGGTTCCCGGAGAGAATAGGGGACTTTGAGCGAGGTAAGGTCTTGCGCTATGATCAGTCCGAAGAAGACGTCAGCGTTGGCTACAATCTTCTGAGTCCGCGCTATCCAGTGGTAGCGACGGTTTACGTCTACCCCGGTGTGCGGGTGGTTTCCATAGGTTCTCTGCCCAAAGTAGTTGCACAAGCGAAGGCACTTATCGAGGAGAGAGAATTCTCGGCGGTGAAGAATGAGATCCTGAAGTGGTATCCCGGGGCAACTTCGGTGACGGAAGATGAAGCTCTGCTAGATCAACCGGGTCGCACGCTTAAAGGCAGGAAGCTAACTTTCAAGTTTGAACGGGTGGTTGCTGGGACACGGCTGCCAATGCTGTCGGAGACATACCTGTTTACTCTTGATAAGTGGTTCATAAAGTACCGCTTCACATATCCCGAACAGTCCCATGACTTGGCAACCGCTCAGATTCGGGAGTTTATGACCTCGTTACAATGGCCGGAAGAGCTTTGAAAAACGGGGGTCCCAAGGGGACAGAGCCACCTTGGCAGGGGGCTTTCGGCTGTGCCCCAGTTTGCTAAAAGCACGTAGGGCTCCCTTATCCCGACCTCAGATCGTCAGGTTGTAACCGCCTCCTTCTCGCAGATGGACTCCGAAACAGGGCTACATCTGCCTGCATCTTCTCCAATATGGCCACCTTCCGAACGAGAGGTAGCCTGGCTAAAATGTGTCTAAGTGCCCGGCGGTAGGCTTTTCTCCCAATCAATCGCATCTCTTTTCAAATTATCCAGTATTCTCAACTTCTGGATAAAAGGTAGTTTAGTCTTTTGCAGATGTAACTGCTCTTTGGCCTTTGCCCAATCCTCTAGGGTTGGAATTTTAACGCAGCGTCTTAAGCCCTTTTTCAAGGGAACCATCTTTGTCAAACCTCTGTAGAAGCGAGTGCAAGTAAACCATATCGGCCTCTTCGAGTAGCATCAGGGCTCTGAACCTATCTTTGCTCCGATTAGCCTTTAGAGCCATAAGAATCAGATGCTCTCTATCAACTATTCTAGTAGTAACTCCACCAACCCGAACCAGTTGGGCCTTCCGTAGGGCGTTTTCATACAGGGGGTCAATAGAAGTTGGTAAAATCTGAGTTTCTGTTTTGGCTATTATAAATCCAAATCCCTTCGTTCTTTCGGCATGTTGAGATAGCTCGCGCCAAATGGATATGTATTCCTGGTCTGTGTCGGCCAACACCAGTACATCTATGTCATCGGTATAAATAGGAGCCATGTAGTAGGAAGCGGCAACTGCCCCAAAAATGGCGTAGCCCCTCAACCTCCTCTTGCGTTTGAGCTGGTTCAGAATTCTTATCACAGTTAAGACATCGAGCCTTGTGCCGTTCCTTACCATCGTGCCACCACGGTGCCCAAGGAGGGCATTGAAAAAAGGTTGGTGGTATGTTTGTGGTATGCGCTTTCAGTATCCTAACCTCGGATCGATGGATTGTATCATGCCGGATTGTATCATGCCGAAGATATTTATCGCTACTTCGCCGAGCACGCTCTTTCAGTATCCTAACCTCGGATCGATGGATTGTAATGACCCCCGAAGTGCCGGGGATCGGGCGCTACAATGCTTTCAGTATCCTAACCTCGGATCGATGGATTGTAATTGGAAGCGGCAGCCCATGGGGCTCTCTCAGAAGGACACTTTCAGTATCCTAACCTCGGATCGATGGATTGTAATTGTGGTGGTGATGGGTATGGATATAAGGTACAAAAAACAGTACTTTCAGTATCCTAACCTCGGATCGATGGATTGTATCGGGAAGCGGCCTCCCGTGTGGCTAAAATAGCCGCACAAGCTTTCAGTATCCTAACCTCGGATCGATGGATTGTATCTGATCCACAACCGCCAGCCGAGTTGTATCGGCGGGTATTCTTTCAGTATCCTAACCTCGGATCGATGGATTGTATCGACGGATTGACCCTGCTACTTGAATGTGCTCGCAATACTTTCAGTATCCTAACCTCGGATCGATGGATTGTATCGAGGGAGAGGGGGAGCTTGTGTTTGTGCGAGACCCAGGCTTTCAGTATCCTAACCTCGGATCGATGGATTGTATCGGTCGGCCAGAACAACTGCGTGATCCTTCGCCACCTCATCTTTCAGTATCCTAACCTCGGATCGATGGATCGTATCAAACGGGGGCGTCTGGCGGTGAGACCGCCACTGATGCTTTCAGTATCCTAACCTCGGATCGATGGATCGTATCGGAAGTTGCTCCCTTCATAGAGGGTATACCAGTAGAACACTTTCAGTATCCTAACCTCGGATCGATGGATCGTATCATAAGAAGGCTTCCGCATATTCTGCGAAACAACCCCACTTTCAGTATCCTAACCTCGGATCGATGGATCGTATCTCATCATTTGTAACCCCCCTTTAATCTGGGAGTGCTCTTTCAGTATCCTAACCTCGGATCGATGGATTGTATCACCAACGCCCTGCCCGATCAAACTCCCCATCTGGACCTTTCAGTATCCTAACCTCGGATCGATGGATTGTATCTAATTTTGTCAACAGGAGATGATGATGGATAGTTCCTTTCAGTATCCTAACCTCGGATCGATGGATTGTATCATGCCGGATTGTATCATGCCGAAGATATTTATCGCTACTTCGCCGAGCACGCTCTTTCAGTATCCTAACCTCGGATCGATGGATTGTATCTAATTTTGTCAACAGGAGATGATGATGGATAGTTCCTTTCAGTATCCTAACCTCGGATCGATGGATTGTATCCCGATGCCAATGTCGCCGNNNNNNNNNNNNNNNNNNNNNNNNNNNNNNNNNNNNNNNNNNNNNNNNNNNNNNNNNNNNNNNNNNNNNNNNNNNNAACTCCCCATCTGGACCTTTCAGTATCCTAACCTCGGATCGATGGATTGTATCGGTTTTACCAGATGAATCCGCCTGATAAGGCCCAATACTTTCAGTATCCTAACCTCGGATCGATGGATTGTATCATAGCTTCTCGATACGCCCGGCTAGCTGGGGATCATACTTTCAGTATCCTAACCTCGGATCGATGGATTGTATCTATGTTCAGCGGAACAGCAGTGCTGTAAAAACGTATGCCTTTCAGTATCCTAACCTCGGATCGATGGATTGTATCCAACGCTGCCTAATCCTTAAATCCGAAGGGTGGGAAGCTTTCAGTATCCTAACCTCGGATCGATGGATTGTATCTTGCGGATTGCCTTCACAAGGACATCCCCGCTGTAGACTTTCAGTATCCTAACCTCGGATCGATGGATTGTATCTGGCCCAGATTTCGTTCCCGGCCACGCCTGGTTTTACTTTCAGTATCCTAACCTCGGATCGATGGATTGTATCCGCCCACTACGGGGGATAAGGCCCACCATTTTGGTATACCAACCACCCCTCGGAACCCCCTACAGTCCTCCTAATGCTACGTTTCCTCACCTCCATATTACTCTTTGCCCCCATTTTCCGCAACCAGATTTTTGCTCCAAATATGCCTCCTTTTGCGAAAGTCGCATCACCCAAAAATAAATTCGCTCTCCATCCCGATCGATAATCCTCCCTTTCCCACCTGCCTTCGCCGTAAGCGCCCTATCTCAGCCGACGGCGATGCCCTTTCTTTACACCCTTTTGCGAAGGACGGTCTCTCCGGCCCTAGCCTGGATGACAATGCCGCCAGAAGGGACAGGATTCCCGGCCCGCTTGCCTGGGCAGGCACCCCTCCGCCAGGCCAGGATCAATCTCCTCGTGAGTCATTCTCATCCGCTCATCCCTCTCTTCAATGAACCACTGCCTGAGCTCATCATCAATAAAGTGAAAGTCTCGCTCTACCCTGAGCCTGCCCTCTCTAAAAGACGCATAAACGATGCAACCCGCGTTTATAGGATATTCATAGAGGCTTTCCATTACCAGGGCATAGCCGGTGGTGGTCAGATAATGGAACCGCTCCTTTGAACCAAACTTGATATCCACCACCATAGATTCAGAGAAGACGAAGGCATCAGCCGCAAGGCGAGAGCTGAGTCCCAGGAAGGCACCATTCAACCTCTGATCTACCGTCACCGGCAGGGCCATAGCCACCAGAGCGTCCGGACCAATGTGGGGCTGCCGAGCCAGAACGTCCTGTACTCTGGCGATGAGACGATGGTACTCGTATTCCCAGAGCTGTTTCGCCTTCATCCTTACCTCCTCCAGGTCTTCCTCTGAGAGGGATTCGGCCTCGATCTGGACAAAATCCTGCATCTGCATAGCCTGCAATCCGTCTTCGGCGGACAGACAGTCGGGCCCGTGTTCATAGATGGCCTTCTTAGCAGCGATGATCATCTTGCAGAGCAACCCGTGGAGAAGGTTTCCCTCCACCATCTGACGATTGGGTGGTGCTTTCACCCCCAGCACACGCCGCAGGTAGACATCCCGGTTGGTAGGGCAATATTTATTGGCCACCTCATAAACGCCCAGCCTGACGTCGTAGATGGGGCTCAAGGGCGGCTTATCCCAGTTCCAGCCCCGCAGCTCTGGGGCTATGTCCCGCTCTCGTGCCTGGGGCAGGATCCGGCGCAGTAAGAGCCTCTTCTCTTCTTCATCAAGAAAATACATAGGCTTGCCCTAGACTACATCATTGCAAAAATTGCGAAACTCACAGTCCACACAGCGAGCCCAGCGCCGGGTGGGAGGTGGCATGGACTCACGCTCAAGCATATCTCGAATCTTGGCTAAGGCCGCTTTGACGAACAGCCTCATGTTGGGAGTTATAGTGACCTCCTGTCCCTTCTTCTGGGGGGCAAGGTAGATAAACCCGCGCCGAACAGGCTTCTGCCACTGGTCCTCTACCAGCAGGGCATAGGCAGTGAGCTGATACTTATGATTTAGACCGACACCGCCCCCCGTGTTCTTGAAGTCCACCGGGATGACCTCGCCCGCCGTCTCGATAACCATATCCAGCTTGCCGCTCAGCTCTAAGCGCTTAGAGTAGAGGTTGACATTGAATTGCCGTTCGCCCTCAGCCAGACCATAGGCTTTCAGGCTGCGGCGCTGCTCCAGTTCGGCTATATGCTCGTGTTCCAGCTTGCCCTCCGCCATCTTATAGGTAGTTGGCCGGCGCAGAGGCAGGCAGTAGGTGAAATAGACCACCCTCGGGCAGTAGCTATACTGTTTGACATCGCTCACCGTCAGCGTTATAAGAGATGTGCTGCTCACCACGTATGATCACCGTCTTTGCTGAGCGCCCATTTCATATACCGTCTGGCCCTCTTTTATAGCCTCTGAGACGATGGAGAATCCCTGTAAAAGGGTTTGAAATTCCGCCGGGGTATATCCCAAAATCTCCGCCGCCTTGGGCATGCGCCATCTAAGCGCTAAAAACTCCAGACGCTCCAGGGGGTTAATCAGCTCAAAGTCTGAGGAGATGACGATGAGGTCAATGTCGCTCTCCTCGAAATAATCGCCACGGGCGTGCGAACCGTAAAGGATGACCTTCTCTACCTGAATCTCCCGGGCGAGCTCGTTCACATAGCGCTGGATCATGGCCTTGATTCTATTTTGCCCTTTAACCATTCCAAAAGCCCCCTTGTTTGGGCCAACAACTCAGAAGCGATTGACTCGTTGTAAAGCTCCCAGTAGCGGCCACCGGCGGCGTTCAAGTAGCGCGAAACCAAATAATGAGGACTCAGGCGCAAAGCTGTGGTCAACAAATTCTCAGGCAGAGAAAGTCCCGCTTCCTGGATCAGCTCCAGGAGATTATGTCCCTTAGGATAAAGACGCCTCTTATAGCTCATGACGGCTGCCTTGAGCATCTTTTCCACAGCCTGTTGACAGAGAAAGGCCACGTAGTTGTATCGCCCAGCGTGCCACATGTCTCCTGCGGTGGCATAATCATACCAGGCACCGTCCATGGTATCCCTGACTTCTTTACGCATGTCTCCTTACCCGCTTTCGCTTATTATACTCTTTTCCAGCATACTGTTTGCTGTCGCTCGCGAGCAGCGTTACCAGGGACGTGCTATTCACCAGCTATAATCACCGTCTTTCTTAAGCGCAGGTCTTTTTCACAGATGAGGAAGAGCTGCACATTGGCCGTTTTCTTCCCCACTTTTCGCTTGATCTTTTGCAGGAGTTCCTCCTGCCGGTTGTGATTAATCTCCCCCAGGAAGGCGCTATACTGGATGCGCTCCAAGCCGTAGTCCAGGCAGATGTCGGCCACCTTATTGCGCAAGGCATCATCGGGTATGTCGTAGATGAGAAGGGAGGTCATGCTATGTCTTCATCAACGTTTTCGGTAGATCTTACCGTGGCTTGTTCCGACGAACTCCCCGGGTATCATATACGCGATTAGCTGCGTATCATCTCCGCCAGCCATCCACCAGTGAGCTCCAACAGTGGGACGAATGGGATTGCTTTTGAAGCGTGATAGTGTAACTGCTGTAACCTTTTCTCCAACAGCAGGCATTTTGAACGGTGCAGCCTCGATTGGGCGATAGAGTACATCCGTCGGCTCACTGCAGATTTCAACGTCACCTACTAGAGCGCATAGGGAGTCATGTGTCCCCAGATGGTCACGATTACGAAGTGCCAATCTAACATTATCTGTTAATGTGTTCGGCACCCCTATGAAGATAGTCATAAGACCTTCCGGAATGCCGTACTCACGCACGCCCTGGTTGATGTCGGTAAACCCCAATCGGGGGTTTGACTTGTCGTACTTGTCGGTCTCATATCGTCTAAGTTGGTGGAAAGCACGGAAGAAGATCACACCGTCAGGCGAGTCGATGACCACTTGGCACTTATGAATGTCTTCCAAGAATCGTTTCGCCTCGTCTGCTTTTCCCAGGCAGAACAAGGTTGAGGCAACTCCTAGTAACACGGCGGTGGGTGAAATTACTGGCAGCCCCATTGCTGTAGGAAAGGCACACCGTGGGTCCCTGTAGGCAAATGTATGAAGGTGATAAGAGGCCTTTATCCAGGTCAGCACTGGTTCAGGATCAGCGTTTCGTCTGTGGCCAGATTCTTGGCTATCTTGTCCTCTCTTCTCATCAGACATTGACCTACCCCTTTAGTTTGTTTGTCGCTTCAACTACCGCCTTCAGTAATCCCTTCGTATCCGTGAATATCCATACCCAAGTTCCGTCTTTATTGCTAGCCATCCTTTTCATAGCTTCAGCATAACCATAGTCTGGCCGTATGGGATTTTCCGGGTCACCGAGGCCGACTTTTATCGGTGAGCGAAATGGAGCGGTTCGGCTGGAAGTTAGAAGAATGGCCCCCTCTGTGAGGAAAACATGGGGCGCCCAACCAGCCACCTTGGCACCGGTTGGTGACGCGATGAAGTTAGCAATAGCCTGTATTAAAGCTGTCTGTCGCCTCTTTTGTTCCTCAGGTTCAATGGCTAACCGCTTCGATTTGTCCTGCTGCAAATACCAGTAGTCGTCTGTGCCGATTCGGTGCAAATCTGCCCGAATCACTCCAGCGTACACATTGGAACGCATAGTCTGGGCATAGCGGCTGTTCATCTTGGCAGTGTTTCGGAAGGCTGAGTGTTGCGTCACCGTAAGGTCTTGAGGTGCCTCGCTAATTAGCCATGCCACGTCAAAACAAGATTCTCGCTTGACCGGCTCAGCATTTTTGTATTTTGCACAATTAGAGTCAATATAGGATTTCTCAGCGATATATTCCTTTTTCTGCCCTCCTCCATCCTGTTCTTTCCCTGCAGCCAAGGATCCACTACCAGGCCTGGCAGATGGCTCGTCAGGCGATGCTGGACCTCCATCCTGTGCTTTCCATGCAGCCAAGTATCCACCTATATCGAGAACTGCGCACATCTCAATGGCCTTGCGGACGCTTGGAAAGAGGTTATCGTTGGTGAGCTCATTGCATCTTAGCTCCTTTGCCGCAGCCCTAATCCCTATTGGACCGCGGTCGGGATGTAAACCTTCACTGAGCGGGAGCATCGGGATTCCATCTCGGCAGATGTTAATGAAGTGCTCCAGAATGTGGTGGCGTATGATTTCACCACTTATACCATCGTACGTGATGTTACCCACATCAATCCGGCGTGGCTGCATCAGGTTGCTGCCATCGGCACCCTCATTATTGAGGGCATGAAAACCCAGGCCCAAGCGATACGCGAAAGAGATACTCCACAGTTTCATTCTGCATCCTCCTTTTCTGTTTCTG
It encodes:
- the cas4 gene encoding CRISPR-associated protein Cas4 encodes the protein MSSTSLITLTVSDVKQYSYCPRVVYFTYCLPLRRPTTYKMAEGKLEHEHIAELEQRRSLKAYGLAEGERQFNVNLYSKRLELSGKLDMVIETAGEVIPVDFKNTGGGVGLNHKYQLTAYALLVEDQWQKPVRRGFIYLAPQKKGQEVTITPNMRLFVKAALAKIRDMLERESMPPPTRRWARCVDCEFRNFCNDVV
- the cas2 gene encoding CRISPR-associated endonuclease Cas2; translation: MTSLLIYDIPDDALRNKVADICLDYGLERIQYSAFLGEINHNRQEELLQKIKRKVGKKTANVQLFLICEKDLRLRKTVIIAGE
- a CDS encoding HEPN domain-containing protein — its product is MRKEVRDTMDGAWYDYATAGDMWHAGRYNYVAFLCQQAVEKMLKAAVMSYKRRLYPKGHNLLELIQEAGLSLPENLLTTALRLSPHYLVSRYLNAAGGRYWELYNESIASELLAQTRGLLEWLKGKIESRP
- a CDS encoding molybdopterin biosynthesis protein; protein product: MGKRSIYLHLVSLEEALDHIARIGESKRPASIAEEVAIVDSLGRVTAEPVFAAISSPSYNAAAMDGVAVHSADTFGASESAPVRLELGQQTVAVDTGDPLPAGFDAVIMIEDVQPVGDKAIEVIAPASPWQHVRPTGEDIVATELILPENHQIRPIDIGAMLAGGLVRVKVYRKPRVTIIPTGTELVEVGHPLEPGRIIESNSHILAGLVTLAGGVPQRLPPVADDYEAIKKAIVVAVADSDLIIINAGSSAGREDYTLTVARDMGQVLFHGVQIRPGKPAFLGLVKGKPLLGIPGYPVSAVLTFELLARPLIARWAGIRPPALGRVRARMSQKVLSPLGAEEFLRVRLGRVGEHLIATPLGRGAGALMSLVRADGVVRIPSNSEGLLAGEEVEVELYKAAEEIENTIVVRGSHDPCLDILASELKRRFPQLTLSSAHVGSIGGLLSLRRGEAHLAGIHLLDEESGEYNIPYIERFLPGRKVALVNLVYRQQGLMVAPGNPKQIRGLLDLARPGVTFINRQRAAGTRLLLDLKLREMGIIPESITGYEREVYTHMAVAAAVAGGTSDVGLGVLSAARALHLDFIPIAQERYDLAIAGEYYESPGVQRLLEVIRSKEFQERVAQLGGYDVSDTGKLLLKKD
- a CDS encoding nucleotidyltransferase domain-containing protein; this encodes MVKGQNRIKAMIQRYVNELAREIQVEKVILYGSHARGDYFEESDIDLIVISSDFELINPLERLEFLALRWRMPKAAEILGYTPAEFQTLLQGFSIVSEAIKEGQTVYEMGAQQRR
- a CDS encoding dihydropteroate synthase, which produces MEGVRTILSTAQRSVVIGHDLPVVIIGERINPTGRKKMAAAISNGDMLMLKEEARSQVAAGAHVIDINVGVSGIDEPQAMIAAVKAVCEVVDVPICIDSSSHEAKEAGLRTFQGKALVNSVTGEEESLSQGLPLIKQFGAAVIGLCMDETGIPNTAAKRLEVARKIVQRAESLGIPREDVIIDPLCLTVGADYLAGKVALDTIALVVKELGLNVSGGVSNVSFGLPDRKPLNATFLAMTIARGLNCPITDPTQWEIRQTLLATDLMLGKDQYALRYITAYRQRQAALEQKGLAKE
- a CDS encoding molybdopterin-binding protein → MAEMFTVLTPQDALRRLLEHLDSCPTPTETLPLMESVGRILAEEIASPADLPPFARSSMDGYAVRAQDTFGASEGNPVYLSVVGEVMMGEEATIPLGQDQAVRISTGGMRPIGADAVVIVEDTQLVAADMVEVRRAVAPEDNVAQVGEDIRKGEILLTRGHRLRPWDLGALAGVGLSQVRVFRRPRVAIIATGDELIEPGKEPQPGQISDINSYTLAALVTEAGGIALRQGIVGDDYTTLRAKAEYVLATADMLLLSGGSSVGTRDLTSRVMSDLGEPGIIVHGVAVRPGKPTILAVAKGTPIFGLPGQPVSTIVIFDLLVKPVIQQLAGYQVRLQERVWLRAYMARNVASAPGREEYIRVRLENRDGELWAVPILGKSSSISTMIRADGLAIIPLNKEGVEMGEAVEVRLL
- the cas4a gene encoding type I-A CRISPR-associated protein Cas4/Csa1; translated protein: MYFLDEEEKRLLLRRILPQARERDIAPELRGWNWDKPPLSPIYDVRLGVYEVANKYCPTNRDVYLRRVLGVKAPPNRQMVEGNLLHGLLCKMIIAAKKAIYEHGPDCLSAEDGLQAMQMQDFVQIEAESLSEEDLEEVRMKAKQLWEYEYHRLIARVQDVLARQPHIGPDALVAMALPVTVDQRLNGAFLGLSSRLAADAFVFSESMVVDIKFGSKERFHYLTTTGYALVMESLYEYPINAGCIVYASFREGRLRVERDFHFIDDELRQWFIEERDERMRMTHEEIDPGLAEGCLPRQAGRESCPFWRHCHPG